Proteins from a genomic interval of Sporolactobacillus sp. Y61:
- a CDS encoding GntR family transcriptional regulator: protein MTIDHSSKKPMHLQIREDLLKKILSGYYKENQLIPKEVELAEDYGVSRPTVRQSIQSLVNEGYLERKKRKGTIVRRRKIPQEFTHIIESYNAEMDRKGLLPNTKVLTFKEEVANEEIAENLEIKEGDGVYKLIRLRFIEDDPIVLVTTYLPAKLLKDFLNVDFSQQQLYSVLAKQGYPVKSVRRKLEVMKAGETVGALLDIDEIDPIFYFHTVGYTDCHVPIEYSISKYRGDLNSFIFEISNHTSDFHNE, encoded by the coding sequence ATGACGATTGATCACAGTTCGAAAAAGCCGATGCATCTTCAAATAAGAGAGGATTTACTGAAAAAAATCCTCTCTGGTTATTATAAGGAGAATCAACTCATCCCGAAGGAAGTTGAACTGGCTGAAGACTATGGTGTCAGCCGTCCAACAGTCCGGCAATCCATTCAATCTTTGGTTAATGAAGGCTATCTGGAGCGAAAGAAAAGAAAGGGAACTATAGTTCGCCGACGGAAAATCCCCCAGGAATTTACGCATATTATTGAAAGCTATAACGCCGAAATGGATCGAAAAGGGCTATTACCCAATACAAAAGTTCTGACCTTTAAGGAGGAGGTTGCAAATGAGGAAATTGCAGAAAACCTGGAAATAAAGGAAGGCGATGGGGTTTACAAACTGATACGACTGAGATTCATAGAAGATGATCCAATTGTGCTTGTGACGACTTATTTGCCGGCCAAATTATTAAAAGACTTTTTAAATGTCGACTTTTCACAGCAGCAGCTATATAGTGTATTAGCGAAACAGGGCTACCCGGTTAAATCGGTCAGAAGAAAGCTGGAGGTTATGAAAGCCGGTGAAACGGTCGGAGCATTGCTTGATATTGATGAGATTGATCCAATTTTCTATTTCCATACAGTGGGCTATACCGATTGCCACGTCCCGATTGAATATTCCATATCAAAATACAGAGGTGATCTGAATTCCTTTATTTTCGAGATTTCAAATCACACTTCAGATTTTCATAACGAATAA
- the deoC gene encoding deoxyribose-phosphate aldolase, with protein sequence MTRYTIDDLSRFIDHTNLKPNATKEDMEKLCQEAKTYHFKMVAINQVQTALCASLLEGTDIHVGAAISFPFGQTTIKAKLAETRDALENGADEIDYVINISELKNKNDDYIKKEMSQIVGLCRAHQAISKVIFENAFLTKDEIIRLAEIAREVKPDFIKTSTGFGPSGAKFEDVQLMKKTVGPAVKVKAAGGIRDAQTFVKMIQNGAERIGCSASIQIISEIKEQMASAGKTFIDI encoded by the coding sequence TTGACTCGATACACAATTGACGATTTAAGCCGTTTCATTGATCACACGAATTTAAAACCAAACGCCACTAAAGAAGACATGGAGAAATTATGCCAGGAAGCAAAAACCTATCACTTTAAGATGGTCGCCATTAATCAAGTGCAGACAGCACTTTGTGCGTCCCTGCTAGAGGGTACAGACATCCATGTCGGGGCAGCCATCAGTTTCCCGTTTGGTCAGACAACTATTAAAGCTAAGCTGGCGGAAACCAGGGATGCACTTGAAAACGGGGCAGACGAAATTGATTATGTCATTAATATTTCAGAACTGAAAAATAAAAACGACGACTATATTAAAAAGGAAATGTCACAGATCGTCGGGCTGTGCCGCGCTCACCAAGCCATCTCCAAGGTTATTTTTGAAAACGCCTTCTTAACAAAAGACGAAATAATCAGGCTGGCGGAAATCGCCAGAGAGGTGAAACCGGATTTCATTAAAACGTCCACAGGCTTTGGCCCCAGTGGTGCAAAGTTTGAAGATGTCCAGCTCATGAAAAAAACCGTTGGACCAGCAGTAAAGGTGAAAGCAGCCGGGGGAATACGCGATGCACAGACTTTTGTCAAGATGATTCAAAATGGAGCCGAACGAATTGGCTGCAGTGCAAGTATTCAAATTATCTCGGAAATCAAAGAACAAATGGCATCAGCCGGAAAAACGTTCATTGACATTTGA